The genomic window GTCTCTACATGGGCAACATCGATGCCCTGCGCGACTGGGGCTATGCGCCCGACTATGTCGAGATGATGTGGATGATGCTTCAGCAAGACACGCCCGACGACTATGTGGTGGCCACCGGTGAAATGCATACCGTGCGCGAATTCATTGAAAAATCCTTCGAGCACGTGGGCCGGAAGATCGAATGGAAGGGCTCCGAGGTGGACGAAGAGGGCATCGACACCTCGACCGGCAAGACCGTGGTCCGCATCGACCCGCGCTACTACCGCCCCTGCGAAGTTGAGCAGCTCCTCGGGGATCCCTCGAAAGCCAAGCGCCAGCTGGGTTGGGAACCCAAGGTCAAGTTTGCTGAACTCGTCCAGATCATGACCGACGGCGATCTTCGACTGCTGGATGATCCAAAGTATGAGGTGGGCTTTTAGTCGTCGGTTGTTCTGTTGATGGTTGCTGGGGAGGTTCCTCGGAATGAATACGTTTGAGGATTTGGAGTGCTATATGTTGGCAAGGAAGCTCCGCAAAGAGGTGTCTTTGTTCTGCAAAACCCTTCCGCGAGAAGAGGAATATCGGCTCAAGGATCAGATCATCAGGTCTTCCCGTTCCATTACCGCGAATATCGCCGAAGGCTATGGGCGTCACCATCATCAGGAAAATATTCAGTTCTGCCGTACCGCGCGTGGTTCCCTAACTGAGACGTTGGAACACCTGAATGTAGCTTTGGACGAAGAATATCTAACGGCAGAAGTATATGGCACCCTAAGGGTGTTGCTTGAAGATGCATGGAAGGTGCTTAATGGGTACATTTCCTATCTCAAGCGTTGTGCTGCTAATGGTGTTCCCGATAATTGAACAGCAAGTCAACAACTCAGCAACTTGGATTCTTAGACATGAACTCAGCAACCAACAACCAACAACCAACAACCAGCATCCCGCGCGATGCGCGGATCTACGTCGCCGGCCATTTGGGGCTCGTTGGTTCCGGCATCTGGCGCGCGCTGGAACGGCATGGCTACACCAATTTGATTGGCAAGTCGGTCGATGAAGTCGATCTGATCAACCAGCAGGCGGTCGATGATTTCTTTGCTTCGGAAAAGCCGGAGTATGTCGTGCTGGTCGCCGCCAAGGTGGGGGGCATTGTCGCCAACAACACCTACCGAGGACAGTTCATCTATGAAAACATGATGATCGAGATGAACG from Pontiella desulfatans includes these protein-coding regions:
- a CDS encoding four helix bundle protein; translation: MNTFEDLECYMLARKLRKEVSLFCKTLPREEEYRLKDQIIRSSRSITANIAEGYGRHHHQENIQFCRTARGSLTETLEHLNVALDEEYLTAEVYGTLRVLLEDAWKVLNGYISYLKRCAANGVPDN